From the Bacteroidales bacterium genome, one window contains:
- a CDS encoding DUF2141 domain-containing protein, with the protein MKPGIFFSRFLVSLLFAVVTLSVKSQNVEVFFSGIRSENGQMIIRIFKDDNSFQKEIPWMEKKFKKANIVNGIMSVKFSLEPGVYGFGLVDDENSDGEMNFTFIGMPKEGFGFSNYYHSGLSRPKFDSFKFTLIKNQKIYMKIRYM; encoded by the coding sequence ATGAAACCCGGAATTTTTTTCAGCAGATTCTTAGTGAGTTTGCTATTTGCAGTAGTTACCCTGTCTGTAAAATCACAAAATGTTGAAGTATTTTTTTCAGGTATCCGTTCGGAAAACGGGCAGATGATCATCAGGATATTTAAAGACGATAATAGCTTTCAGAAAGAGATACCCTGGATGGAAAAGAAATTTAAAAAGGCCAATATTGTAAATGGTATAATGTCGGTTAAATTCTCCTTAGAGCCCGGCGTCTATGGCTTTGGACTTGTGGATGACGAGAACAGCGACGGTGAAATGAATTTTACCTTCATTGGAATGCCTAAGGAAGGCTTTGGGTTCTCAAACTATTATCATTCGGGGCTTTCAAGGCCAAAATTTGATTCTTTTAAATTTACATTGATTAAAAACCAGAAAATATACATGAAAATAAGGTATATGTAA